One Prunus dulcis chromosome 8, ALMONDv2, whole genome shotgun sequence DNA window includes the following coding sequences:
- the LOC117638252 gene encoding pentatricopeptide repeat-containing protein At1g71420, whose amino-acid sequence MLRPCSSARRISHRAFSTINLPTPSGLNLQTNNLLGEVRDLSTRGQVKEALSLFYTLQPPPHCNQAYATLFHACARHHCIHEGLSLHHYMVAQKPINSPDLFVTNHLINMYAKFGYLEFANQLFDEMPRRNIVSWTALISGYAQHGETENCFRLFAGMLEHYQPNEFAFASVLSSCVKSDVGYGRQVHALALKMSLDACVYVANALITMYSKICNHGGVYDVSKDEAWNVFKSMEFRNLISWNSMIAGFQYRGLGAQAIHLFIQMYLDGNGFDRATLLSVLSSMCRSNDLDDNGVTKFCFQLHCLTIKTGFTLKIEVATALVKAYSDLGGDIADCYRLFSETSCHRDIVAWTGIITTFSEQDPEEALFLFRQLRQENLLPDRYTFSIVLKAYASLATERHALAVHSQVIKAGFEGDTVLANALIHAYARCGSIALSKQVFDGIEFYDVVSWNTMLKAYALYGQATEALQLFSRMDVKPDSATFVSLLCACSHAGLVEEGTRIFDSMLERYGIVPQLDHYACMVDTLGRAGMIVEAEELVSRMPMDPDSVVWSALLGSCRKHGKTQLAKLAANRLKELAPEDSLGYVQMSNMYCSDGNFGEAGLVRKEMKGYRVKKEPGLSWIEIGNRVHEFSSGGRHHPERKVICSKLEELIVRLKEMGYVPDTSLSVHDVEEEHKEEQLYHHSEKLALVFAIINEGSSNCSRTAIKIMKNIRICVDCHNFMKLASNLLHKEIFVRDSNRFHHFHDGICSCNDYW is encoded by the coding sequence ATGTTACGCCCATGTTCTAGTGCGCGTCGCATCTCTCACAGAGCCTTTAGCACAATCAACCTTCCCACGCCTTCAGGCCTCAATTTGCAAACGAATAATCTTCTCGGCGAAGTGCGGGATCTCTCCACGCGCGGTCAAGTTAAAGAAGCCCTCTCACTCTTCTACACCCTTCAACCACCACCTCACTGCAATCAAGCCTACGCCACTCTCTTCCATGCTTGTGCTCGCCACCACTGCATCCATGAAGGCCTGTCTTTGCACCATTACATGGTTGCCCAGAAACCCATCAACTCACCTGACCTCTTTGTCACGAACCACCTTATAAATATGTATGCAAAATTTGGTTACCTGGAATTCGCCAACCAactgtttgatgaaatgcctCGAAGAAACATTGTCTCTTGGACTGCTCTCATTTCAGGGTATGCACAACACGGGGAAACTGAAAATTGTTTTCGTTTATTTGCTGGCATGTTGGAGCACTACCAACCCAATGAGTTTGCCTTCGCCAGCGTTCTCAGTTCGTGTGTGAAGAGTGACGTTGGATATGGCCGGCAGGTACATGCGCTTGCTTTGAAAATGTCTTTGGATGCTTGTGTTTACGTTGCAAATGCTCTTATTACTATGTATAGCAAGATTTGTAATCATGGAGGTGTTTATGATGTTAGTAAAGACGAGgcgtggaatgtatttaagaGCATGGAGTTCCGGAATCTCATATCTTGGAATTCCATGATTGCAGGGTTTCAGTATCGTGGACTTGGAGCTCAAGCTATTCATCTGTTTATACAAATGTACCTTGACGGGAATGGGTTTGATCGTGCCACACTTCTTAGCGTCCTTTCTTCCATGTGCAGAAGCAATGACCTTGATGATAATGGGGTTActaagttttgttttcaattgcACTGTCTCACCATCAAAACTGGGTTTacattaaaaattgaagtGGCAACTGCATTAGTTAAAGCTTATTCAGATCTTGGAGGAGATATTGCCGATTGTTACAGACTCTTCTCGGAGACAAGTTGTCATCGGGATATTGTTGCGTGGACTGGCATCATAACCACCTTTTCAGAGCAAGACCCTGAAGAAGCACTCTTCCTCTTTCGCCAATTACGCCAGGAGAACTTACTTCCCGACAGGTACACTTTCTCAATTGTTTTAAAAGCTTATGCAAGCCTTGCAACCGAGCGCCATGCCTTGGCAGTTCATTCACAAGTGATCAAAGCTGGGTTTGAGGGCGACACAGTCCTTGCAAATGCCTTGATCCATGCCTATGCTAGGTGTGGCTCCATTGCCTTATCTAAGCAAGTGTTTGATGGAATTGAATTTTATGATGTCGTTTCTTGGAACACAATGCTTAAGGCTTATGCCTTGTATGGACAAGCTACAGAGGCATTGCAGCTCTTTTCACGAATGGACGTCAAACCTGATTCCGCCACCTTTGTTTCCCTGCTCTGTGCTTGTAGCCATGCTGGACTGGTAGAAGAAGGAACCCGAATCTTTGACTCCATGCTTGAGAGGTATGGTATTGTGCCCCAACTTGATCATTACGCCTGCATGGTTGATACTCTTGGTCGAGCTGGAATGATTGTTGAGGCTGAGGAGCTTGTAAGTAGAATGCCAATGGATCCTGATTCTGTAGTCTGGAGCGCACTCCTTGGATCATGTAGGAAGCATGGAAAAACACAATTGGCCAAGTTAGCAGCAAATAGATTGAAGGAGCTAGCACCAGAGGATTCATTAGGTTATGTGCAAATGTCAAACATGTATTGCTCTGATGGTAACTTTGGTGAAGCAGGCCTGGTTAGGAAGGAAATGAAAGGGTATAGAGTGAAAAAGGAACCTGGATTAAGCTGGATTGAGATTGGAAATCGGGTCCATGAGTTTTCATCTGGAGGCCGACATCATCCAGAAAGGAAGGTTATATGCAGCAAGCTAGAAGAACTGATTGTGCGGTTAAAGGAAATGGGTTATGTTCCAGACACAAGCTTGTCTGTGCATGATGTGGAAGAGGAACACAAAGAGGAGCAATTGTACCATCATAGTGAGAAGCTAGCTTTAGTATTTGCTATTATAAATGAAGGCAGTTCAAACTGTAGTCGGACTGCTattaaaataatgaagaaCATCAGAATCTGTGTGGACTGCCATAACTTCATGAAGTTAGCATCAAATTTACTTCACAAGGAGATTTTTGTGAGAGACTCAAACCGGTTCCACCACTTTCATGATGGCATATGTTCTTGCAATGACTATTGGTAA
- the LOC117636715 gene encoding splicing factor 3B subunit 4 produces the protein MSTHSKSSVYIGNLDERVSERVLYDILIQAGRLVDLHIPRDKETDRPKGYAFAEYESEDIAEYAVRLFSGLVTLYNRTLKFAISGRDKPSHNTPSTVASASSFPHKLRSAPSPINSMEISPNSIGLSTPRISDFPLNYPPVPTPPGVNKQSNGYGLPNNGNNYEYSRRVIGATLDTISRSRSRRHDMSNPISYPSY, from the exons ATGTCCACGCACTCAAAATCCAGTGTTTACATAG gTAATTTGGACGAgcgagtgagtgagagagttTTGTATGATATTCTAATTCAGGCGGGGAGGTTAGTAGACCTACACATTCCTCGGGACAAGGAAACCGACAGACCTAAAGGTTATGCTTTTGCAGAGTATGAATCTGAGGACATTGCTGAGTATGCTGTTAGGCTCTTCTCTGGTCTTGTGACTCTCTACAATCGGACACTGAAGTTTGCG ATTTCTGGGCGAGACAAGCCTTCACATAATACTCCTTCGACGGTCGCATCCGCATCTAGTTTTCCTCACAAACTGAGGTCTGCTCCATCACCAATTAACAGTATGGAAATCTCTCCGAATTCCATTGGTTTATCAACACCCAGAATTTCAGACTTTCCACTAAACTATCCCCCAG tGCCCACTCCCCCTGGTGTAAATAAACAATCTAATGGGTATGGATTACCTAACAATGGCAACAATTACGAATATAGTCGAAGAGTTATTGGGGCAACTTTGGATACCATTAGTCGCTCTAGGTCACGCCGCCATGATATGAGCAACCCAATCTCCTATCCCTCTTACTAG
- the LOC117638251 gene encoding TMV resistance protein N-like, with translation MMLQADSSSSSSSSSPTPIWTYDVFLSFRGTDTRTGFTDHLYAALNRKGIITFRDDEKLKKGKSISELFNAIEESRYVVAVISSNYADSTWCLEELAKAVECKELMGQTLIPIFYHVHPSEVGNQTGSFEIAFSKHEQGFKGNLEKVKRWRAALSQVAGLSRYHLHNGYESELIQTVVRNISTELYQTMPSAFTDLVGVDSRVKEMLSYLEIGLNKVRTIGIWGMGGMGKTTIAHVVSERIRTQFEAYSFLSNVREITEKQGVVHLQKKLLSDILLESSVSIHNTYTGISIIRRRLCTKKVLIILDDVDRLEQLRALSGHNWFGPGSRIIITSRDKRVLIEHGVDKIYQVKPLTNNEALQLFNWKSFRSDQVGGEFLELSKSFVKYANGLPLAIENLGTSLFQRSLEEWPGALFRLKERPDEITFDVLKVSFDGLQEIEKKIFLDIAFFFKGEDKYRVTRILESCYGHCPVIHIKVLMDKCLLTPFGRKLWMHDLIQKLGWEIVRQEHSEAGKRSRLWLPNDINPVLVNNTGMTVVQGVFLNFQKNEDINLSVNDPFSEMKNLRLLKIWNGDFFGKAKYLSNQLALLEWHECPLNCLPSEFESDKLVELKMHSSRIKQLWTGDKHWSRLTFIDMSDSEYLIKTPDFTGVPNLEILVLQGCTRLVEVHPSIGDLEKLILLNMRNCKCVESLPPFKSLESLETFALSSCSRLKKFPEIEGNMKFLLEVYLDETAIEELPTSIQHFTSLTSLNLRDCKNLLSLPSTIQYLTSLKSLILAGCSKFDEIPENLSCVECLEELDISGTAIRESSFVVGMINLKHLSFRGCKDIPSESWHSLFNCLWCRKSHVPTSLLLPTSFSSIICLTELDISYCNLMDGAIPNDFGRLLSLRKLNLGGNNFVRLPESISQLSKLEYLNLSNCRRLQSLPKLPLSVRHVNAEDCISLMDCQNQFKLCTSAVSGMTTVNSLNSSENQEYCTSVPRCVSRTYTSAGFGITTFSISSEHQQWKPSVDSSMPTQLFQKDLELLDCRSYSMSSVCALNEIPEWFSNVVTGDSIEISIPSDLKDNKKWMGVAAVFLVKGHPAVSDSESDSETSDYLYRFTLRTHEFQLEPYLLDWKESCTFVRFNSDRFLCLFYVSHMRFPRMLNESSSLWALSETNSLCMEIQKCGIRLVYEQDVAGFIQTSMRCFDGGQHQIVLQEVDKATFESLDGLM, from the exons ATGATGCTCCAAGCAGATagttcttcttcgtcttcttcttcttctccgaCGCCTATATGGACGTACGACGTCTTCCTCAGTTTCAGAGGCACGGACACCCGCACAGGTTTTACAGACCATCTCTATGCTGCTCTGAATCGAAAAGGAATTATCACATTCAGGGATGATGAAAAgctcaaaaaaggaaaatccaTCTCGGAGCTCTTCAATGCAATTGAAGAATCAAGGTATGTGGTCGCCGTTATTTCGAGTAATTACGCCGATTCGACATGGTGTTTGGAAGAGCTTGCAAAGGCTGTTGAATGCAAGGAACTGATGGGACAGACACTAATCCCAATTTTCTATCACGTCCATCCATCTGAGGTGGGAAATCAAACAGGGAGTTTCGAGATAGCCTTTTCTAAGCATGAACAAGGCTTTAAAGGTAATTTAGAAAAGGTGAAAAGGTGGAGAGCTGCACTTTCTCAAGTAGCCGGTCTGTCTAGATACCATTTGCATAATGG ATATGAATCAGAACTCATTCAAACTGTTGTCCGCAATATTTCCACTGAATTATATCAAACAATGCCAAGTGCATTTACAGATTTAGTTGGGGTGGATTCTCGTGTAAAAGAAATGCTTTCGTACTTAGAGATAGGGTTGAATAAAGTACGCACGATAGGCATTTGGGGGATGGGGGGAATGGGTAAGACAACTATTGCTCATGTAGTTTCTGAAAGGATACGTACTCAGTTTGAAGCATACAGCTTTCTTTCGAATGTTAGAGAGATAACTGAAAAACAAGGTGTAGTTCATTTACAGAAGAAACTTCTTTCTGATATCTTGCTGGAAAGTAGTGTAAGCATACACAACACTTATACAGGAATCAGTATAATTAGGCGAAGATTATGTACTAAAAAGGTTCTTATCATTCTTGATGATGTGGATCGGTTAGAACAATTGAGGGCATTGTCTGGCCATAATTGGTTCGGTCCAGGGAGTAGAATCATCATAACCTCAAGGGATAAACGTGTGCTAATAGAACATGGAGTGGACAAAATATATCAGGTTAAGCCATTGACTAACAATGAAGCTCTTCAGCTCTTTAATTGGAAATCCTTCCGGAGTGACCAGGTTGGAGGAGAATTTCTCGAGCTATCTAAGAGTTTTGTAAAATATGCTAATGGCCTCCCATTAGCCATTGAAAATCTAGGTACATCCCTCTTTCAAAGAAGCCTAGAAGAATGGCCAGGTGCATTATTTAGACTAAAAGAAAGGCCTGACGAAATAACTTTTGATGTTCTTAAAGTAAGTTTTGATGGATTAcaggaaatagaaaagaaaatatttttggacattgcatttttcttcaaagGAGAGGACAAATATCGCGTAACAAGAATACTAGAGAGTTGTTATGGCCACTGTCCAGTCATTCATATTAAAGTTCTCATGGATAAATGTCTTCTAACTCCATTCGGAAGAAAATTGTGGATGCATGatttgatacaaaaattggGTTGGGAAATTGTTCGTCAAGAACATTCTGAGGCAGGCAAACGTAGCAGGTTGTGGCTTCCCAATGATATCAACCCTGTGCTTGTAAATAATACG GGAATGACTGTGGTCCAAGGTGTATTCctgaattttcaaaaaaatgagGATATTAACTTGAGTGTTAATGATCCTTTTTCAGAGATGAAAAATCTAAGATTGCTCAAAATTTGGAACGGGGACTTTTTTGGAAAAGCTAAATATCTTTCTAACCAGTTAGCACTTTTGGAATGGCATGAATGTCCTTTAAATTGTTTGCCATCAGAATTTGAATCAGATAAGCTTGTCGAACTCAAGATGCATTCAAGTCGCATTAAACAACTTTGGACAGGGGATAAG CATTGGAGCAGGCTAACATTCATTGATATGAGTGACTCCGAGTACTTGATCAAGACCCCCGACTTCACTGGGGTTCCAAATCTTGAGATTTTGGTGCTTCAAGGTTGTACAAGACTGGTTGAGGTTCACCCATCCATTGGAGATCTCGAAAAActtattttgttgaatatgAGAAACTGCAAATGTGTTGAGAGTCTTCCACCTTTCAAAAGTTTGGAATCTCTTGAGACCTTTGCTCTCTCCTCTTGTTCAAGACTCAAGAAGTTTCCcgaaattgaaggaaatatgaaattcttgTTGGAGGTCTATTTAGATGAGACTGCTATTGAGGAATTGCCTACATCGATTCAACATTTCACCAGTCTTACATCGTTGAACTTAAGAGACTGCAAAAACCTTTTGTCTCTTCCGAGTACCATTCAATATTTGACATCTCTGAAAAGCCTCATTCTAGCTGGTTGTTCAAAGTTTGATGAGATACCTGAGAATCTGAGTTGTGTGGAATGTCTAGAGGAGCTTGATATAAGTGGAACTGCTATAAGAGAATCATCGTTCGTTGTAGGTATGATAAATCTAAAACATCTATCCTTCCGAGGATGTAAAGATATACCTTCAGAATCATGGCACTCGCTCTTTAATTGTTTGTGGTGCAGAAAGAGCCATGTCCCCACGAGTTTGTTGTTGCCTACTTCCTTCTCAAGTATAATTTGTTTGACAGAGCTAGACATAAGTTATTGCAATCTGATGGATGGAGCAATTCCCAATGATTTTGGCAGGTTATTGTccttaagaaaattaaatttaggTGGTAATAATTTTGTTCGGTTACCAGAAAGCATCTCTCAACTCTCCAAGCTTGAATATCTCAACTTGAGCAATTGTAGGAGGCTTCAATCGCTTCCTAAGCTGCCGTTAAGTGTTCGACATGTGAATGCAgaagattgtatttcactaatggATTGCCAAAATCAATTCAAATTATGTACTTCAGCTGTCTCAGGAATGACGACTGTCAATTCCCTCAACTCATCCGAGAATCAAGAATATTGTACTTCAGTACCAAGATGTGTCTCAAGAACGTACACTTCTGCAGGCTTTGGAATCACTACTTTCAGTATATCATCTGAGCATCAACAATGGAAACCAAGTGTTGATTCATCGATGCCAACTCAACTGTTTCAAAAAGACCTTGAa TTATTGGATTGTAGGTCATATTCCATGAGCTCTGTTTGTGCTCTAAATGAAATTCCAGAGTGGTTCAGCAATGTAGTTACTGGCGATTCCATAGAAATCTCAATACCTTCAGATTTGAAAGATAATAAGAAGTGGATGGGGGTTGCTGCTGTTTTCTTAGTCAAAGGACACCCTGCTGTTTCCGACAGTGAATCAGATTCAGAAACTTCTGATTACTTATATAGATTCACATTGCGAACTCACGAGTTTCAACTGGAACCATATCTCCTTGACTGGAAAGAAAGTTGCACCTTTGTCAGATTTAATTCTGAtcgttttctttgtttattctATGTATCTCATATGCGCTTTCCGAGGATGTTAAATGAATCAAGTTCATTGTGGGCTTTATCGGAAACCAACAGCCTGTGCATGGAGATCCAGAAATGTGGGATTCGTCTTGTTTATGAGCAAGATGTTGCAGGGTTTATCCAAACATCTATGCGGTGTTTTGATGGAGGCCAACATCAAATTGTTCTACAGGAAGTCGATAAAGCTACATTTGAGAGTCTGGATGGTTTAATGTAG